A stretch of Henckelia pumila isolate YLH828 chromosome 4, ASM3356847v2, whole genome shotgun sequence DNA encodes these proteins:
- the LOC140865415 gene encoding large ribosomal subunit protein mL43 has protein sequence MSLRGVWQLQKLVVSFCNWGGSSRGIREFMESHLPAFREKNPHLEVVTELNRGYHPLLKGLYRNKNERVVCIKNMTPDEILQCATRLRNSQGRKVIKLRTRHVTNNPSVQGTWTTSTVI, from the exons ATGTCATTGAGAGGTGTGTGGCAATTACAGAAACTCGTTGTGAGTTTCTGTAATTGGGGCGGCAGCAGCAGAGGCATCAG GGAATTTATGGAATCTCATCTTCCAGCGTTTAGGGAAAAAAATCCCCATCTGGAAGTGGTCACAGAGCTTAATCGTGGTTATCATCCTCTTTTAAAGGGGTTATATA GAAACAAGAACGAACGTGTAGTCTGCATTAAGAATATGACTCCAGACGAGATACTCCAATGCGCAACCAGGCTAAGAAACTCACAGGGAAGAAAGGTGATAAAGCTGAGGACAAGGCATGTTACAAATAACCCGAGTGTTCAAGGGACATGGACAACCAGCACTGTGATTTGA
- the LOC140864540 gene encoding uncharacterized protein At2g38710: MVSANREMVVYCFDTLVAHYNSEQAPPPAFDEGQHPLFVTWKKAVNGGEPRLRGCIGTLEARGLINGFKDYALTSALSDRRFPPIQAKELPNLECTVSILINYEIARDYLDWEVGKHGIIIEFTDPDYNTARSATYLPEVAAHEGWTKIEAVDSLMRKAGYNGPITEPLRRRIRLTRYQSTLFTMRYSDYVTYVKTTRGAAPTISGAKPSNYW; encoded by the exons ATGGTGTCGGCGAACAGAGAGATGGTGGTCTACTGTTTCGACACTCTCGTGGCGCACTATAACAGCGAACAAGCTCCGCCCCCTGCTTTTGATGAGGGCCAACA CCCCTTGTTTGTGACTTGGAAGAAAGCAGTCAATGGTGGGGAGCCTCGATTACGTGGATGCATAGGAACTCTTGAAGCTCGTGGCTTAATTAATGGATTCAAGGACTATGCTTTGACAAG TGCCCTGAGCGACCGACGATTTCCCCCTATACAAGCAAAGGAGTTGCCTAATTTGGAATGTACAGTTTCCATCCTGATTAATTATGAAATCGCTCGTGACTACCTGGACTGGGAG GTCGGGAAGCATGGGATAATTATTGAGTTTACTGATCCTGATTACAATACAGCACGTAGTGCTACCTACTTGCCTGAGGTTGCTGCCCATGAAG GCTGGacaaagattgaagcggttgACTCGTTAATGAGAAAGGCAGGCTACAATGGTCCCATAACCGAACCCCTGAGAAGACGTATTCGACTAACACGTTACCAGAGCACTCTATTTACTATGCGATACAGTGATTATGTTACCTATGTGAAGACAACTCGAGGTGCTGCTCCGACTATTTCTGGGGCAAAACCAAGCAATTATTGGTAA
- the LOC140894389 gene encoding vesicle-associated membrane protein 727 encodes MSPKGLIYSFVAKGTVVLAEHTPYSGNFSTIAVQCLQKLPSNSSKYTYSCDGHTFNFLLDSGFVFLVVADESMGRSVPFVFLEKVKDDFKQRYGDSIKNDEQHPLADDDEDDDLFEDRFSIAYNLDREFGPRLKEHMEYCMNHPEEINKLSKLKAQITEVKGIMMDNIEKVLDRGEKIELLVDKTENLQFQADSFQRQGRQLRRKMWMQNLHMKLMVGGGVLVLLFIIWFIFH; translated from the exons ATGAGTCCAAAAGGTTTGATTTACAGCTTTGTTGCGAAAGGGACTGTTGTTCTGGCCGAGCACACTCCTTATTCAGGAAACTTCAGTACAATTGCCGTCCAGTGCTTGCAAAAGCTTCCTTCTAATAGCAGCAAGTACACTTACTCATGCGATGGTCACACGTTCAATTTCCTCCTCGACAGTGGATTTG TCTTCCTTGTTGTTGCGGACGAATCAATGGGGAGAAGTGTACCTTTCGTATTTCTTGAGAAAGTGAAGGATGATTTCAAACAACGGTATGGAGACAGCATCAAGAATGATGAACAACACCCTCTAGCAGACGATGATGAGGACGATGATCTGTTTGAGGATCGATTTAGCATTGCGTATAATCTTGACAGAGAATTTGG GCCAAGGCTTAAAGAGCACATGGAATATTGCATGAATCATCCCGAAGAAATCAATAAGCTATCCAAATTGAAGGCACAAATAACCGAGGTCAAAGGGATCATGATGGACAATATAGAGAAG GTTTTGGATCGTGGTGAGAAGATTGAACTACTGGTTGATAAAACAGAAAATCTTCAGTTCCAG GCTGACAGCTTCCAAAGGCAAGGAAGGCAGCTACGTCGTAAAATGTGGATGCAAAATCTTCACATGAAGCTGATGGTTGGAGGAGGTGTTCTTGTCCTCCTCTTCATCATTTGGTTCATATTTCACTAA